The following proteins are co-located in the Portunus trituberculatus isolate SZX2019 chromosome 16, ASM1759143v1, whole genome shotgun sequence genome:
- the LOC123504573 gene encoding sulfotransferase 1A1-like isoform X1: MSMVRSRSLAERTTWKGRPSKEIQVGKIREVLRSSAYLLHVTKMKQWLISGHEVVTMDDEWLERIRKHQSMQYKHGVVRLMPEGWLYPATSAIFLDKLQTFEFRSEDVLVVTFPKCGTTWMQEILWTMLHNPNLDNPEASKEILIRSLDISCDMMLDGNYWDVVKLRSFEDLFNTLCPGKKLEDGLNIQCLEATPGRRVIKSHFPLQLMRKDLLEKTKVVYVARNPKDAIVSYYHFMRVVQLFNYTGSFEEFTKNFMNSEHVYMPYWPHMKAAWDLRHHPNMHFVFFEDMKSDIMAELKKLNEFTQANLSLKQLESVADYTTFSKMKARGEPIQDPMYDKDLLDKYGAYFRKGSTGDWKKHFTPELLQEVDQWIEKNVEETGICFK, from the exons ATGTCGATGGTCAGGTCGAGAAGCTTAGCGGAGCGCACTACCTGGAAGGGACGGCCATCGAAGGAGATACAAGTAGGGAAGATAAGAGAGGTTCTTAGAAG TTCTGCCTATCTGCTCCACGTCACTAAGATGAAACAGTGGCTGATCAGTGGTCATGAAGTAGTGACCATGGACGACGAGTGGTTGGAGAGGATAAGGAAGCATCAAAGTATGCAGTACAAACACGGAGTGGTCCGGCTCATGCCCGAGGGCTGGCTCTACCCTGCCACCTCTGCTATATTCCTTGATAAGCTGCAAACATTTGAG TTTCGCTCAGAGGACGTGCTAGTGGTGACTTTCCCCAAGTGTGGCACAACGTGGATGCAGGAGATCCTGTGGACCATGTTGCATAATCCCAACTTAGACAATCCAGAGGCCAGCAAGGAGATATTGATTCGCTCGCTTGATATCAG TTGTGATATGATGCTAGACGGAAACTATTGGGACGTCGTGAAACTGCGTTCATTTGAAGACTTATTCAACACACTGTGTCCTGGAAAGAAACTGGAGGACGGACTGAACATCCAATGCCTTGAGGCGACCCCTGGAAGACGTGTCATCAAGAGTCATTTTCCATTACAGCTTATGAGAAAAGACCTTCTTGAGAAAACAAAG GTTGTTTACGTGGCAAGAAATCCAAAGGATGCGATTGTATCCTACTATCACTTCATGCGTGTGGTTCAACTGTTCAATTACACTGGGTCCTTCGAAGAATTTACCAAAAACTTCATGAACTCTGAac ACGTGTACATGCCCTACTGGCCACATATGAAAGCAGCGTGGGACCTCAGACATCACCCGAACATGCACTTTGTCTTTTTCGAAGATATGAAAAGTGACATCATGGCTGAACTAAAGAAATTGAATGAATTTACACAAGCAAACTTAAGTCTCAAGCAACTTGAAAGC gttgCAGACTATACCACATTTTCGAAAATGAAAGCCAGAGGAGAGCCTATTCAGGATCCCATGTATGACAAGGATCTTCTGGATAAGTATGGGGCTTACTTTAGAAAAG GGTCGACTGGGGACTGGAAGAAACACTTCACGCCGGAGCTGCTGCAAGAGGTCGACCAGTGGATTGAGAAGAATGTTGAAGAGACTGGCATATGCTTCAAgtaa
- the LOC123504573 gene encoding sulfotransferase 1A1-like isoform X2: MGTSSSAYLLHVTKMKQWLISGHEVVTMDDEWLERIRKHQSMQYKHGVVRLMPEGWLYPATSAIFLDKLQTFEFRSEDVLVVTFPKCGTTWMQEILWTMLHNPNLDNPEASKEILIRSLDISCDMMLDGNYWDVVKLRSFEDLFNTLCPGKKLEDGLNIQCLEATPGRRVIKSHFPLQLMRKDLLEKTKVVYVARNPKDAIVSYYHFMRVVQLFNYTGSFEEFTKNFMNSEHVYMPYWPHMKAAWDLRHHPNMHFVFFEDMKSDIMAELKKLNEFTQANLSLKQLESVADYTTFSKMKARGEPIQDPMYDKDLLDKYGAYFRKGSTGDWKKHFTPELLQEVDQWIEKNVEETGICFK, translated from the exons TTCTGCCTATCTGCTCCACGTCACTAAGATGAAACAGTGGCTGATCAGTGGTCATGAAGTAGTGACCATGGACGACGAGTGGTTGGAGAGGATAAGGAAGCATCAAAGTATGCAGTACAAACACGGAGTGGTCCGGCTCATGCCCGAGGGCTGGCTCTACCCTGCCACCTCTGCTATATTCCTTGATAAGCTGCAAACATTTGAG TTTCGCTCAGAGGACGTGCTAGTGGTGACTTTCCCCAAGTGTGGCACAACGTGGATGCAGGAGATCCTGTGGACCATGTTGCATAATCCCAACTTAGACAATCCAGAGGCCAGCAAGGAGATATTGATTCGCTCGCTTGATATCAG TTGTGATATGATGCTAGACGGAAACTATTGGGACGTCGTGAAACTGCGTTCATTTGAAGACTTATTCAACACACTGTGTCCTGGAAAGAAACTGGAGGACGGACTGAACATCCAATGCCTTGAGGCGACCCCTGGAAGACGTGTCATCAAGAGTCATTTTCCATTACAGCTTATGAGAAAAGACCTTCTTGAGAAAACAAAG GTTGTTTACGTGGCAAGAAATCCAAAGGATGCGATTGTATCCTACTATCACTTCATGCGTGTGGTTCAACTGTTCAATTACACTGGGTCCTTCGAAGAATTTACCAAAAACTTCATGAACTCTGAac ACGTGTACATGCCCTACTGGCCACATATGAAAGCAGCGTGGGACCTCAGACATCACCCGAACATGCACTTTGTCTTTTTCGAAGATATGAAAAGTGACATCATGGCTGAACTAAAGAAATTGAATGAATTTACACAAGCAAACTTAAGTCTCAAGCAACTTGAAAGC gttgCAGACTATACCACATTTTCGAAAATGAAAGCCAGAGGAGAGCCTATTCAGGATCCCATGTATGACAAGGATCTTCTGGATAAGTATGGGGCTTACTTTAGAAAAG GGTCGACTGGGGACTGGAAGAAACACTTCACGCCGGAGCTGCTGCAAGAGGTCGACCAGTGGATTGAGAAGAATGTTGAAGAGACTGGCATATGCTTCAAgtaa
- the LOC123504573 gene encoding sulfotransferase 1A1-like isoform X3, whose translation MKQWLISGHEVVTMDDEWLERIRKHQSMQYKHGVVRLMPEGWLYPATSAIFLDKLQTFEFRSEDVLVVTFPKCGTTWMQEILWTMLHNPNLDNPEASKEILIRSLDISCDMMLDGNYWDVVKLRSFEDLFNTLCPGKKLEDGLNIQCLEATPGRRVIKSHFPLQLMRKDLLEKTKVVYVARNPKDAIVSYYHFMRVVQLFNYTGSFEEFTKNFMNSEHVYMPYWPHMKAAWDLRHHPNMHFVFFEDMKSDIMAELKKLNEFTQANLSLKQLESVADYTTFSKMKARGEPIQDPMYDKDLLDKYGAYFRKGSTGDWKKHFTPELLQEVDQWIEKNVEETGICFK comes from the exons ATGAAACAGTGGCTGATCAGTGGTCATGAAGTAGTGACCATGGACGACGAGTGGTTGGAGAGGATAAGGAAGCATCAAAGTATGCAGTACAAACACGGAGTGGTCCGGCTCATGCCCGAGGGCTGGCTCTACCCTGCCACCTCTGCTATATTCCTTGATAAGCTGCAAACATTTGAG TTTCGCTCAGAGGACGTGCTAGTGGTGACTTTCCCCAAGTGTGGCACAACGTGGATGCAGGAGATCCTGTGGACCATGTTGCATAATCCCAACTTAGACAATCCAGAGGCCAGCAAGGAGATATTGATTCGCTCGCTTGATATCAG TTGTGATATGATGCTAGACGGAAACTATTGGGACGTCGTGAAACTGCGTTCATTTGAAGACTTATTCAACACACTGTGTCCTGGAAAGAAACTGGAGGACGGACTGAACATCCAATGCCTTGAGGCGACCCCTGGAAGACGTGTCATCAAGAGTCATTTTCCATTACAGCTTATGAGAAAAGACCTTCTTGAGAAAACAAAG GTTGTTTACGTGGCAAGAAATCCAAAGGATGCGATTGTATCCTACTATCACTTCATGCGTGTGGTTCAACTGTTCAATTACACTGGGTCCTTCGAAGAATTTACCAAAAACTTCATGAACTCTGAac ACGTGTACATGCCCTACTGGCCACATATGAAAGCAGCGTGGGACCTCAGACATCACCCGAACATGCACTTTGTCTTTTTCGAAGATATGAAAAGTGACATCATGGCTGAACTAAAGAAATTGAATGAATTTACACAAGCAAACTTAAGTCTCAAGCAACTTGAAAGC gttgCAGACTATACCACATTTTCGAAAATGAAAGCCAGAGGAGAGCCTATTCAGGATCCCATGTATGACAAGGATCTTCTGGATAAGTATGGGGCTTACTTTAGAAAAG GGTCGACTGGGGACTGGAAGAAACACTTCACGCCGGAGCTGCTGCAAGAGGTCGACCAGTGGATTGAGAAGAATGTTGAAGAGACTGGCATATGCTTCAAgtaa